The following proteins are encoded in a genomic region of Streptomyces sp. NBC_01723:
- a CDS encoding Gfo/Idh/MocA family protein, whose amino-acid sequence MEHHIMSSNLIRVGIIGADTKASWAGASHIPALAAQPDFHLAGVATRHEESARSAAAAFGAERWFADPYALIGDPSIDLVTVAVKVPAHRELVLAALAANKAVYSESPLGATVAQTEEMADAAGSLHTAIGLQGRLNPSVRRAAEIIAQGRLGRLLSARVAATTFGNGPESVSAYEYFDKAASGAGFLTIAAGHVLDVVEAVLGDITEIDARTEFLWPQVKLVDTGAITVREVPDHLDAIAKTSSGAPVGVQILAGVPAPDAHFSLEVRGSEGWLKLTGDHPAGVQVGDLTLSSSVDFTAPDRPVATGAGPTAADIWTGASINVGEVYASLARDITNGTHHTPGFQHAAHNSRLIARVEQAARTGVRC is encoded by the coding sequence ATGGAACACCACATCATGTCAAGCAATCTCATTCGCGTCGGAATCATCGGCGCGGACACGAAGGCGAGCTGGGCGGGCGCATCGCACATACCCGCGCTGGCGGCACAGCCCGATTTCCACCTGGCCGGTGTGGCGACGCGGCACGAGGAGAGCGCGCGCAGCGCTGCCGCGGCGTTCGGCGCCGAGCGTTGGTTCGCAGACCCCTACGCGCTCATCGGTGACCCTTCGATCGACCTCGTCACCGTCGCGGTGAAGGTACCGGCTCACCGCGAACTCGTCCTGGCGGCCCTCGCGGCGAACAAGGCCGTGTATTCGGAGTCGCCGCTGGGCGCGACCGTTGCACAGACGGAAGAGATGGCTGACGCGGCCGGCTCTCTGCACACCGCGATCGGCCTGCAGGGCCGGCTCAACCCCTCGGTACGCCGCGCGGCGGAGATCATCGCTCAGGGCCGGCTCGGGCGGCTGCTCTCGGCGCGAGTCGCCGCGACGACCTTCGGCAACGGCCCGGAGTCGGTGAGCGCGTATGAGTACTTCGACAAGGCAGCGTCCGGAGCCGGCTTCCTCACCATCGCCGCGGGTCACGTGCTGGATGTGGTCGAGGCCGTTCTCGGCGACATCACCGAGATCGACGCCCGCACCGAATTCCTCTGGCCGCAGGTGAAGCTGGTGGACACCGGCGCGATCACCGTCCGCGAGGTCCCGGATCACCTCGACGCCATCGCCAAGACTTCCTCGGGGGCGCCGGTCGGAGTGCAGATCCTGGCGGGCGTGCCCGCCCCCGACGCCCACTTCAGCCTGGAAGTACGCGGATCGGAGGGCTGGCTGAAGCTGACGGGCGACCACCCCGCGGGCGTTCAGGTCGGCGACCTCACCCTCTCGTCGAGCGTCGACTTCACCGCGCCCGACCGCCCGGTCGCCACCGGCGCGGGACCCACCGCCGCCGACATCTGGACGGGCGCTTCCATCAACGTCGGCGAGGTCTACGCCAGCCTGGCCCGCGACATCACGAACGGCACCCACCACACCCCGGGTTTCCAGCACGCCGCCCACAACAGCCGTCTCATCGCCCGAGTCGAACAAGCCGCTCGGACCGGCGTCCGGTGCTGA
- a CDS encoding MarR family winged helix-turn-helix transcriptional regulator translates to MARTADDTNGRRRRRPRNGPTSEATARADEGSDSGASTGPVAETRWLNGDELAAWLANSAIMISLPAALDARMQREAQLTFFEYMVLSVLSEQPDRTMQMSALAAQTAASLSRLSHVVGRLEKRELLARKRIPGSGRRTTATLTEAGYDVVVAAAPGHVAAVREYLIDDLEPHELAALRRIGAAVDAAIKREQPDASSAASPSPEAPTIHSGPRRTAD, encoded by the coding sequence ATGGCGAGGACGGCAGATGACACGAACGGCCGGCGCCGTCGGCGACCACGGAACGGGCCGACATCCGAGGCGACGGCTCGTGCCGACGAAGGCTCCGACTCGGGGGCGTCCACCGGTCCGGTTGCCGAGACGCGATGGCTGAACGGCGACGAGCTGGCGGCGTGGCTGGCCAACTCCGCGATCATGATCAGCCTGCCGGCCGCGCTGGATGCGCGCATGCAGCGCGAGGCTCAGCTGACCTTCTTCGAGTACATGGTGCTCTCGGTCCTCTCCGAGCAGCCGGATCGCACCATGCAGATGAGCGCCCTGGCCGCGCAAACGGCGGCGTCACTGTCGAGGCTGTCCCATGTCGTCGGTCGGCTCGAGAAGCGCGAACTGCTCGCACGGAAGCGGATCCCCGGTTCCGGAAGGCGCACCACCGCGACGCTGACCGAGGCCGGTTACGACGTAGTGGTGGCAGCGGCGCCGGGGCACGTAGCCGCAGTCCGCGAGTACCTGATCGATGATCTCGAGCCCCACGAGCTGGCGGCACTGCGCCGCATCGGTGCCGCAGTGGACGCGGCCATCAAGCGCGAGCAACCCGATGCGAGCTCTGCAGCTTCGCCTTCGCCCGAAGCACCGACGATCCACAGCGGACCGAGGCGTACCGCGGACTGA
- a CDS encoding aldo/keto reductase — MQSTSLGRLDVPRIGLGVMGMSAFYTGAGRDETESIRTIRRAVDLGVTHLDTAEVYGPYVNEELLGRAIKGRRDEVVLATKFGLVSHTGRPGPDSTPANIHTAVDGSLRRLGTDRIDLYYQHRVDPNTPIEETVGALSELVEAGKVLHIGLSEAAAATVRRAHAVRPVAAVQSEYSLWTRDPEAEVLPTLRELGIGLVPYAPLGHGFLTGDIRTLDGLDAADWRRSNPRFTGDNLTRNLRIVDQVREVADEVGATPAQVALAWLLAQGDGIAPIPGTTRIDRLEENSAADVIRLTPGQIARLNNLTPASGERHAEPDMAAVDQ; from the coding sequence ATGCAGTCCACGTCGCTCGGCAGGCTCGATGTCCCGCGCATCGGCCTGGGTGTCATGGGGATGTCGGCCTTTTACACCGGCGCCGGCCGGGACGAAACCGAGTCGATCCGCACCATTCGTCGCGCCGTCGACCTCGGTGTCACCCATCTGGACACCGCCGAGGTGTACGGCCCCTACGTCAACGAGGAACTGCTGGGTCGCGCGATCAAGGGCCGCCGGGACGAAGTCGTCCTCGCCACCAAGTTCGGCCTCGTCTCCCACACCGGCCGGCCGGGCCCGGACAGCACCCCCGCCAACATTCACACGGCTGTCGACGGCTCACTGCGGCGGCTCGGAACCGACCGCATCGACCTCTACTACCAGCACCGGGTCGACCCCAACACTCCCATCGAGGAGACGGTGGGGGCGCTGAGCGAGCTGGTGGAGGCGGGCAAGGTCCTCCACATCGGACTGTCGGAGGCGGCAGCGGCGACCGTCCGCCGGGCCCATGCGGTCCGTCCCGTGGCCGCTGTCCAGAGCGAGTACTCGCTGTGGACGCGGGACCCGGAGGCCGAGGTGTTGCCCACGCTGCGCGAGCTCGGCATCGGACTGGTTCCCTACGCACCGCTGGGACACGGCTTTCTCACCGGTGACATCCGCACCCTGGACGGTCTGGACGCCGCCGACTGGCGTCGCTCCAATCCCCGGTTCACCGGCGACAACCTCACGCGCAACCTGCGCATCGTCGACCAGGTACGCGAGGTCGCCGACGAGGTCGGGGCCACGCCCGCGCAGGTCGCTCTGGCCTGGCTGCTCGCGCAAGGAGACGGCATCGCGCCCATTCCGGGGACGACACGCATCGACCGCCTCGAGGAGAACAGCGCCGCCGACGTCATCCGACTCACCCCGGGCCAGATCGCCCGCCTGAACAACCTCACACCGGCGTCCGGCGAACGCCATGCCGAGCCCGACATGGCCGCCGTCGACCAGTGA
- a CDS encoding NAD(P)-dependent alcohol dehydrogenase produces the protein MTTSARAAVLEAQDGPFEFRDIEIEDPRPDEVLVRMVATGICATDAHVRAQRMATPLPVVLGHEGGGVVERVGAAVTTVEPGDHVVLSYHSCGRCKPCRSSHAAYCDNVWAANFAGARLDGSNGLHVAHGTEPHGHFFGQSSFSTHALAHQRNTIKVPRDLPLDVMAPLGCGLQTGAGAVLKALAVPAGASFAVFGVGAVGLAAVMAAHVAGATTIVAVDVDAGRLDLAHDLGATHLVDPGRVEDLTGALRTVDERGLEYVLDTSGRAENLDAGVGALAPMGRFGFVAFHEGAGAVLDAGRLTLGQSLQGIIQGDAVSSLLINDLAQLYRAGRFPIDRLLSFYDFADINTAFEDAGSGRVTKAVLRFTSPG, from the coding sequence ATGACCACCTCCGCGCGCGCCGCTGTTCTCGAAGCGCAGGACGGGCCCTTCGAATTTCGCGACATCGAGATCGAGGACCCGCGGCCCGACGAGGTACTCGTTCGCATGGTCGCGACCGGAATATGCGCGACCGATGCGCACGTGCGGGCGCAGCGAATGGCGACTCCGCTGCCGGTGGTGCTGGGGCACGAGGGAGGAGGAGTCGTCGAACGCGTGGGGGCCGCTGTCACCACCGTCGAGCCCGGTGACCACGTCGTCCTCTCCTACCACTCGTGCGGCCGCTGCAAGCCGTGCAGGTCCTCTCACGCGGCCTACTGCGACAACGTCTGGGCAGCCAACTTCGCCGGTGCCCGTCTGGACGGCTCGAACGGTCTCCACGTCGCCCACGGCACTGAGCCGCACGGTCACTTCTTCGGCCAGTCCTCGTTCTCCACCCACGCCCTGGCCCACCAACGGAACACGATCAAGGTCCCCCGCGATCTGCCCCTCGACGTCATGGCGCCGCTGGGGTGCGGGCTGCAGACGGGCGCGGGGGCCGTACTCAAGGCCCTCGCCGTTCCGGCGGGAGCGTCCTTCGCGGTCTTCGGCGTGGGCGCGGTGGGCCTGGCGGCGGTCATGGCTGCACATGTCGCGGGTGCCACCACCATCGTCGCCGTCGACGTCGACGCCGGCCGCCTCGATCTGGCCCACGATCTCGGAGCGACGCACCTCGTCGACCCCGGCCGGGTCGAGGATCTGACCGGCGCGCTCCGGACCGTCGACGAACGCGGTCTGGAGTACGTCCTCGACACGAGCGGCCGCGCGGAGAACCTCGACGCCGGGGTCGGCGCCCTGGCACCGATGGGCCGATTCGGCTTCGTGGCGTTCCACGAAGGAGCGGGAGCCGTGCTCGACGCCGGCCGGCTCACGCTCGGCCAGTCGCTTCAGGGCATCATCCAGGGCGACGCCGTCTCGTCGCTCCTGATCAACGACCTTGCCCAGCTCTATCGAGCGGGCCGGTTCCCCATCGACCGACTGCTGTCCTTCTACGACTTCGCCGATATCAACACCGCGTTCGAGGATGCGGGCTCAGGCCGCGTCACCAAGGCAGTCCTTCGATTCACATCACCGGGATAG